TCGATCAAGCCTGGCACCCCAGCAGCTAACTACCTTGACGAGAACGGCGTAGAGCGCCAGGACTACAACTCCTTCGGCTCCCGTCGTGGTAACCACGAGGTCATGGTTCGCGGTACCTTCGCGAACATCCGCCTGCGCAACCAGCTCGTTGACATTGCTGGTGGCTACACCCTGGACTTCACCCAGGAAGGCGCTCCACAGGCATTCATCTACGATGCTGCGCAGAACTACGCTGAGCAGAACATCCCACTGGTAGTTCTTGCTGGTAAGGAATACGGCACCGGTTCTTCCCGTGACTGGGCTGCAAAGGGCACCAACCTTCTTGGTGTCAAGGCAGTTATCACCGAGTCCTTCGAGCGTATCCACCGCTCCAACCTGATCGGCATGGGCGTTATCCCACTGCAGTTCCCAGAGGGCCAGTCCCACGAGTCCCTCGGACTGGACGGCACCGAGACCTTCGACATTTCCGGAATCACCGCTCTCAACGAGGGCGACGCAATCCCTGAGACCGTCAAGGTTACTGCAACTAAGGCAGACGGTTCGACCGTTGAGTTCGATGCCAAGGTTCGCATCGATACACCAGGTGAGGCAGATTACTACCGCCACGGTGGTATTCTGCAGTACGTCCTGCGTCAGATGGTCAAGTAGTTAGGTTCTACTCCATCTCTTAAGGGTCGGCTCGGTTCGTCCGAGCCGACCCTTCCTTATTGTTCACTGACCAAGGAGCCCACTTTTCATGCCGATTATTAGCGATGAAGAACTCCAGCGCCGCCGCCAAGAAATCCTCGACGGTGCCCGTCGCTGCTTTGCTGAACACGGATATGAAGGGGCCACGGTCAGACTCCTCGAAGAAGCCACGGGAAAATCCCGTGGGGCAATCTTCCACCATTACGGTGACAAAGAGTCGCTCTTCCTCGAGATCGCCCGCGACGATGCCCAGCGCCAAGCGGATGTCGTCGCCGAGGGCGGCTTGGTTGAAGTTATGCGCGACATGGTGAGCCACCCCGAGCGCTATGACTGGCTGGCCACCCGATTGGAAATCACCCGCAAGCTGCGCTCGGACCAAGATTTCCGCAGTCGCTGGCAGGAGCATCAAAAGGTGCTTGATGAGGCAGTTCGGAAGCGCCTGCTGCAAAATAAGGATGCGCACCGGATGCGCACTGACGTGCCGATCGAAGTCCTCCACACGTATCTGGAGACAGTGATGGATGGTTTCATTACTCGCCTCGCGTCGGGTGGTTCGACCGAGAATCTAGAAATGGTCCTCGACTTTGTTGAAAACTCAGTCCGCGAACCGTTGAAGGGATCCTAGCCCAACCCATATAGACTATTGGGTTATGTCCAAAATTTTGTTGTTGTCCCTTCGCGATGGCCCATTAGGCAATAGCGTCGCCGCCGCAGAGGCTCGCGATATTATCACTTCCACTGGGCTTGACAACGACACCCTCGTCCACCGCATCCTTTCGACTGCAGATCATGTGATTGGGGAGCTCGACGGCATTAGCGGAGTTATCGTCGGTGGCAGCTCGCTCAACATCACCAATGAACGGTGGTCCCCGTGGCAACACCAGGTGCATGCTGAACTTGCGCGTCTTATCGACGGCCCACTGCCGGTCTTCCTCGTCTGCTACGGAAATAGCTGGCTCACCCACCACACCGGAGGCGTAGTCAGTCGTGAGCACTCCGAGGACTCTGGCCCGACAACGGTAACCCTCACAGCTGCTGGCCGCGACGATACGTTGCTCCAAGGCTTTCCCGACGAGTTTTCCTCGCTTACCGGGCACACCGAAAACGCCGAACAGGTGACAGAGAAGCTTACGGTTCTGGCCACAGGACCCGACTGCCCAGTTCAACTCGTGCGCTATAAGGATCACGTTTGGGCAAGTCAATTCCACGCCGAAATGGATGCCCAAGCGATGAAGACCCGCATGGATTTCTTTTACGACTACGGCTACTTTTCCCCCGAGGACTACGACAGCATCGTGAGCGGGCTACCTGCCATAGACACCCAGTGGCCAAACCTCTTGCTCAAACGATTCACCCAATACTGCCTCGGTTAGAGTACTGCGAGAATTTCCTCGTCGCCGTCTACGAAGGCGATGAAGTCTTCCTCCGGTAGAGTCGCGCGCAGCACCATCTCAGCTACCATTTCAGCGACGAGTTCACGCGAGGTCTTCACCCCGTCGGCGCCGGCGGGCGTGTTTTCCACTAGCGCAATTCCGCGCGCGGGGTCGTCGGTAAGCGCTGACGGGGCCAAAATGATGTACTCAATCTCGGTGGCCAGCAGGTGCTGATCCGCCGCCTTCTTGGCTTCCACGTAGGCGTACCAGGTACCGCCGTCATCTGTTGCGGTGGTTTCAAGCGAGCCGATGTACGACACCATGATGAAACGTGGTGGGAATTCAAGGGTTGCAAGGGCATCGATGACTTCAATGGCACCGTCGCGGTCAACTGCGTAGGTCACATCTGCCCCTCCACGGCCGCCATTGCCCGCAGCCCACACGACTGCGTCGTAGTCAGCGAGGATCTCAGTCCACTCGTCCAAAGAAATCTCGGTGAGGTCGCGAACCAGCGCCGAAGCGCCAAGGACTTCCACTTCAGCCACGCTCTCGACCGTACGCACCAACGATGTCACCGACGCATTGGCCTCGACCAACATCTCCGTGGCAAGCCTGGCAACCTTTCCACGTCCACCAATGATAAGTACTTTCTTTGAATGGTTGTCCATATTCCAAGGCTAACCGACTGGCGAACCGTTGGCAGCCAATACAAAGTCATTTCATTCCGCACCGGCCGTTCAAACTTGGATCCCAGTGTTAGTTTCCGCCACGGCTATCGTTAAGATGTTGGCCATGTATGCCATCATCACCGTAACCGGCGCTGACCACACCGGAATTATCGCCGCGGTCACCACTGCCCTCGCCCACAACGACGTCAACATCCTCGACGTCTCCCAGACCCTGATGGACAAGTGGTTCACCATGATCCTCCGCGTCGAGTTTGACGAGGCAGCCCAGGATATTGCCACCTTGCAGAAGAAGATGGACGAGGTCGGAACCCGCGAAGCGCTGGTCATCCGCATTCAGTCTGAAGCGCTTTTCACCGCAGTCAACGAGATCTAGGAGTAGCTGTCTCAATGGACCTGCAGTTTGCCAGCCACAACATCCTCGACACGATCGAGATGATCGAGAAGTACCGCCTCGACATCCGCACTGTGACCATGGGAATTTCTCTGTTGGAGTGCTCCCGCGACACGATGGAGGCCACTGCTGAGGCGGTCTACGATCGCGTCACCACCCAGGCAGCCCGCCTTGTTGAAGTCTGCGAAGGCATCGAAGCCGAGCTTGGCATCCCCATCGTCAACAAGCGTGTTTCCGTCACCCCGATCTCGCTAGTCACAGCAGGTTGTGATGGCAACCCGACAATCGTCGCCAAGGCACTCGACCGTGCTGCGGAAGAGATTGGTGTCAACTTCATCGGAGGCTACTCCGCGCTCGTAGAGAAGGGGGCGACAACGTCTGAGAAGAAGCTCATTGACTCGATCCCAGAAGCATTATCGACGACCAATCTCGTCTGCGGTTCCGTAAACATTGCCTCCTCCCGTGCTGGCATCAACATGAATGCTGTCGCCCGTATGGGTGAAGTGGTCAAGGAAGCAGCGGAGCTGACCAAGAATCAAAACTCCATCGCATGTGCAAAGTTGGTGGTCTTTGCCAACGCGGTAGGTGACAACCCATTCATGGCAGGCGCTTTCCACGGTGTTGGCGAACCTGACTGCGTAGTCTCGGTCGGCGTTTCCGGTCCCGGCGTGGTCGATCGTGCGCTCGACGGTTTGGAAGGCGCAAGCCTCAATCAGGTGGCCGAGGAGATTAAGAAGGCGGCCTTCAAGATCACTCGCACCGGTGAGCTGGTCGGCACCATGGCTGCGGAACGTCTCGGTGTTCCATTTGGCATCGTCGATCTCTCCCTCGCTCCAACCGCCGAGGTTGGAGACTCCGTGGCACACATTTTGGAGCACATGGGCTTGGGCCAAGTAGGCACACACGGCACTACGGCTGCCCTCGCGCTGCTCAATGACGCGGTAAAGAAGGGCGGCATGATGGCTTGTTCCCGCGTCGGTGGCCTTTCTGGTTCGTTCATTCCAGTATCTGAGGACAAGGGGATGATCGACGCCGTACGCGCCGGTTCCATTTCCATGGATAAACTCGAAGCGATGACCTCCATCTGTTCGGTCGGATTCGACATGATCGCCATCCCGGGTGATACCTCGGCAACTACCATTGCCGGCATGATCGCTGACGAGGCGGCGATCGGTGTGATGAACCATAAGACCACAGCCGCTCGCTTGATCCCAGTTCCTGGCACCGTGCCAGGCGACGAGGTCAACTTCGGTGGCCTACTTGGTTATGCACCTGTGATCCCAGTCAACACAGTAGAGAACACGATGTTCATTCAGCGTGGCGGATTTATTCCGTCGCCAGTGCACGGTTTCCGCAACTAGTCGCGGAAAGTTCTTAGCGCAGGATCCTCCTGCTTCACTAACGTGGGTAGTACACCCCGCGTTTGTGAACAGGAGACTACATGAGCCAGCGCTCAATCGAACAACAGACACCTCCCCACGCCCTAGAGACTAATCAGGTCATAGCGGCGTGGGATTCGTCGTTAAGCGGGCTTTCTGTACACGATGCGAGCAGCCGCCTAGAGACATACGGCCCAAATGCGCTGCCGAAAGCCAAGAAGGAAACCTGGTGGCAGCGCCTGTTACGGCAGTTCAATGACCCCATGATCTTCGTGCTGATCGCCGCTGGAGTCATAACTGCTCTGCTGGGGCAAGTGATCGACACGGTAGTTATTGCTGCGGTCGTGTTGATCAATGCACTGGTTGGTTTTGTCCAAGAGGGCAAAGCCGCTGATGCTTTGGAAGCGATCCGCGGGATGCTCTCCCCCGAAACCGAGGTGCGTCGGGATGGAATGTGGCGCAGGGTCCCCGCGGAAGATGTGGTGCCCGGCGATCTAGTGAAGCTTCGAGCTGGTGATCGCATTCCCGCTGACGCCCGGCTCTGCGAAGCAACAGGCCTCAGAGTTGAGGAGGCCGCGCTGACAGGCGAGTCCGTGCCAGCAGACAAATCACTCGACGCAGTGCCGGGCGACGCTGCGTTGGGCGATCGATCATGCATGGTGTATTCGGGAACTACCGTGGCGGCGGGCTCTGGCAACGCGGTAGTCACCGGCACTGGCCAAGACACCGAGATTGGCCACATTACGACGATGCTGGAAGATGTCGAGCAGGTGCAAACTCCCTGACCAAGGCGATGGGCAAGCTCTCCTCCCTGCTCGCGGCTGTCGCGGTGGTTCTAGCCATCGTAATGATTGCTGTGGCATGGGCGTTATATGACTACACACTTGTCGAGCTGCTTATGTCCGCCATCGGTTTTGCGGTCGCTGCGATCCCAGAAGGTCTTCCTGCGGCGATGGCGATCACCTTGGCGCTGGGTGTGCAGAAGATGGCGAACCGGCACGCGATTACCCGTCGTATGAACTCTGTGGAAACACTCGGTTCTGTCACTACGATTTGCTCCGACAAAACTGGCACGCTCACCAAGAACGAGATGACGGTTCGTCATGTGGTGACCAATGACCACACCTTCACTGTCACTGGGACCGGGTATGCCCCAGAGGGCCAAGTGCTTCTCGACGACACACCGGTCACTGTCACTGATTTCCCTGGTCTACTACGCATCGCACGTGTCGCAGCGCTTACCAACGACTCCTCGGTTGTACAAAGCGAGGATGGCTCGTGGATGCTTAACGGCGAACCCACCGACGGCGGAATTCGGACCTTCGCTTTGAAGGCTGGTTTCGAAGAGCCCGACGATGACATTCGTGTAGCGGCCGTCCCTTTCGATTCCGCGTATAAGTACATGGCCACGCTTGATCGCATCGACGGTCAAACCCGCGTTCACCTCAAAGGCGCACCCGACAGACTACTGGATCGATGCGACC
The Corynebacterium breve genome window above contains:
- a CDS encoding TetR/AcrR family transcriptional regulator, giving the protein MPIISDEELQRRRQEILDGARRCFAEHGYEGATVRLLEEATGKSRGAIFHHYGDKESLFLEIARDDAQRQADVVAEGGLVEVMRDMVSHPERYDWLATRLEITRKLRSDQDFRSRWQEHQKVLDEAVRKRLLQNKDAHRMRTDVPIEVLHTYLETVMDGFITRLASGGSTENLEMVLDFVENSVREPLKGS
- a CDS encoding glutamine amidotransferase, giving the protein MSKILLLSLRDGPLGNSVAAAEARDIITSTGLDNDTLVHRILSTADHVIGELDGISGVIVGGSSLNITNERWSPWQHQVHAELARLIDGPLPVFLVCYGNSWLTHHTGGVVSREHSEDSGPTTVTLTAAGRDDTLLQGFPDEFSSLTGHTENAEQVTEKLTVLATGPDCPVQLVRYKDHVWASQFHAEMDAQAMKTRMDFFYDYGYFSPEDYDSIVSGLPAIDTQWPNLLLKRFTQYCLG
- a CDS encoding NAD(P)H-binding protein, which translates into the protein MDNHSKKVLIIGGRGKVARLATEMLVEANASVTSLVRTVESVAEVEVLGASALVRDLTEISLDEWTEILADYDAVVWAAGNGGRGGADVTYAVDRDGAIEVIDALATLEFPPRFIMVSYIGSLETTATDDGGTWYAYVEAKKAADQHLLATEIEYIILAPSALTDDPARGIALVENTPAGADGVKTSRELVAEMVAEMVLRATLPEEDFIAFVDGDEEILAVL
- a CDS encoding ACT domain-containing protein, translating into MYAIITVTGADHTGIIAAVTTALAHNDVNILDVSQTLMDKWFTMILRVEFDEAAQDIATLQKKMDEVGTREALVIRIQSEALFTAVNEI
- a CDS encoding PFL family protein, with amino-acid sequence MDLQFASHNILDTIEMIEKYRLDIRTVTMGISLLECSRDTMEATAEAVYDRVTTQAARLVEVCEGIEAELGIPIVNKRVSVTPISLVTAGCDGNPTIVAKALDRAAEEIGVNFIGGYSALVEKGATTSEKKLIDSIPEALSTTNLVCGSVNIASSRAGINMNAVARMGEVVKEAAELTKNQNSIACAKLVVFANAVGDNPFMAGAFHGVGEPDCVVSVGVSGPGVVDRALDGLEGASLNQVAEEIKKAAFKITRTGELVGTMAAERLGVPFGIVDLSLAPTAEVGDSVAHILEHMGLGQVGTHGTTAALALLNDAVKKGGMMACSRVGGLSGSFIPVSEDKGMIDAVRAGSISMDKLEAMTSICSVGFDMIAIPGDTSATTIAGMIADEAAIGVMNHKTTAARLIPVPGTVPGDEVNFGGLLGYAPVIPVNTVENTMFIQRGGFIPSPVHGFRN